One window from the genome of Candidatus Kryptoniota bacterium encodes:
- a CDS encoding T9SS type A sorting domain-containing protein, whose protein sequence is MTWFGKMFIFLSFVLASLTPESKAQWVQTNGPTGGSVNALALCGNKLFASTAYGMYVSTDKGKMWTIVNGSPTGVEKSAIVVSGSDIYTGTSNQGVAISTDAGLTWTSGDSGLSGGWGVLSLAVLGEKIFAGTYTAGAFVSTDKGATWNHLPISAMDIRSFAVVGKEIYAGTADGGIFGSTDSGATWVAMNNGLTYLTVLSIAVEGDSLFAGTGCNADGTGGGVFLSEDAGMSWKAFGTNPSEEGIWVLAVLGQNLFAGGWDGGLYLSKNSDTSWTPVNSGLTNVNIHSFAIDNGEIFVATDGGVFVSSDSGVQWRPANAGLDYSSVQSLVANKGNLFAGTENDGVFSTTDKGADWMPVNNGLATGSIQCLAADSSDLFAGTPSGAFLSTDNGASWSAIESGLLNTSILALAIKDSQIFAGTVGGIILSTDRGMSWSRVNIGISRTFVYCVLLSDSYMLAGTDSGIVRSTDAGKTWMPVDSGLDQFKVHCLAGNGDDVFAAAWHTEGVLGDDGGTVIMPGSGVYFSRNGGVSWTFSDSGLTNVIVNSIAVSGMDVFAGTNGGGIFVSKNAGVSWCAVNAGLTNLNIGALAIVGDSLAAGTEGNGVWLRPVPEMTPVKENPSRISRSFSLLQNYPNPFNPSTSIRYELPVNSFVTVKVYDVLGREVKILINERQNAGDHYVQFNAMNLPSGVYFYRLQAGTFAETKKLIVLK, encoded by the coding sequence ATGACCTGGTTTGGAAAAATGTTTATCTTCTTATCATTCGTTTTGGCATCATTGACCCCCGAGTCGAAAGCTCAATGGGTTCAGACTAATGGCCCTACTGGCGGTTCAGTGAACGCACTTGCGCTCTGTGGGAACAAACTCTTTGCGTCGACTGCTTATGGCATGTATGTTTCAACGGACAAGGGCAAAATGTGGACGATCGTAAATGGCAGCCCAACGGGCGTGGAAAAGAGCGCAATTGTTGTCAGTGGATCCGACATCTATACAGGTACCTCTAACCAGGGTGTAGCCATTTCGACCGATGCCGGGTTGACTTGGACAAGTGGTGACAGCGGTCTGTCTGGCGGCTGGGGGGTGCTCTCTCTCGCAGTGCTTGGAGAAAAAATCTTTGCAGGCACGTACACAGCCGGAGCATTTGTTTCAACGGACAAGGGAGCAACGTGGAATCATCTTCCTATATCGGCTATGGACATCCGTTCTTTTGCCGTTGTCGGTAAAGAGATTTATGCTGGAACAGCAGATGGCGGCATATTCGGTTCAACTGACAGTGGTGCGACTTGGGTAGCCATGAACAACGGGTTGACTTATTTGACAGTCTTGTCTATTGCCGTGGAAGGAGACAGCCTATTTGCCGGAACAGGTTGCAACGCCGACGGAACTGGGGGCGGAGTGTTCCTTTCTGAAGATGCTGGCATGAGCTGGAAGGCTTTCGGCACAAACCCATCTGAGGAGGGTATTTGGGTACTCGCTGTTCTTGGCCAAAACCTCTTTGCAGGCGGATGGGACGGCGGATTGTATCTTTCAAAGAATTCCGATACGTCCTGGACTCCCGTGAATTCCGGGCTCACGAATGTCAACATCCATTCATTTGCCATAGACAATGGCGAAATCTTCGTTGCCACGGACGGGGGAGTTTTTGTCTCATCGGACAGTGGGGTGCAATGGCGACCCGCTAATGCTGGATTGGATTATTCCAGCGTGCAGTCTCTCGTCGCGAATAAAGGTAATCTCTTTGCGGGGACGGAAAACGACGGAGTCTTTTCTACTACCGACAAAGGCGCCGATTGGATGCCTGTTAACAACGGTCTGGCTACTGGCAGCATCCAATGTCTTGCGGCTGACAGTTCGGATCTATTTGCAGGAACTCCGTCCGGGGCTTTTCTCTCGACTGATAACGGTGCATCATGGAGCGCCATAGAGAGCGGGCTTCTCAACACAAGTATTCTCGCACTTGCGATTAAAGACAGTCAGATTTTTGCCGGAACAGTCGGTGGAATCATTTTATCCACTGACAGGGGGATGAGTTGGAGTCGCGTCAACATAGGTATTTCAAGGACTTTTGTCTATTGCGTTCTCTTAAGCGATTCCTATATGCTTGCAGGCACAGACAGCGGCATAGTTCGTTCCACCGACGCCGGCAAAACTTGGATGCCCGTCGATAGCGGGCTTGACCAATTCAAGGTCCATTGCCTGGCAGGAAATGGGGATGATGTGTTTGCGGCTGCCTGGCACACTGAAGGCGTCCTAGGGGATGATGGCGGCACCGTGATCATGCCCGGATCTGGCGTTTACTTCTCCAGGAACGGCGGCGTATCGTGGACTTTTTCGGATAGCGGGCTGACAAATGTGATTGTGAATTCTATCGCTGTAAGCGGAATGGACGTATTTGCAGGAACAAACGGCGGCGGAATCTTCGTTTCCAAAAACGCCGGCGTCAGTTGGTGCGCTGTCAATGCCGGGTTGACGAACCTGAATATTGGAGCACTTGCAATTGTCGGAGATAGTCTTGCTGCGGGTACAGAGGGCAATGGGGTCTGGCTGCGCCCTGTCCCTGAGATGACACCGGTGAAAGAAAACCCCTCTCGCATATCTAGAAGCTTCTCACTTCTGCAAAACTATCCTAACCCCTTTAATCCGTCAACTTCAATCAGATACGAATTGCCAGTGAACAGCTTCGTGACGGTGAAGGTCTATGACGTACTCGGAAGAGAAGTGAAAATATTGATTAATGAACGTCAGAATGCAGGCGACCATTACGTGCAATTCAATGCCATGAACTTACCAAGTGGAGTTTACTTCTATCGCCTGCAGGCTGGTACATTCGCAGAAACAAAGAAGCTGATAGTACTCAAATGA
- a CDS encoding class I SAM-dependent methyltransferase yields the protein MEQNNKIKGPDNTAVRTALWRALHMQVDTKPYVLEDEIGLKLIAPPDDWQQRPDMKFTKRLRASIVARGRFTEDLIIEQSKEGISQYVILGAGLDTFAQRRPDIASKFQIYEIDQPGTLAWKQQRLIEIGFGVPEYLRFVPVNFETTSWWEQLLIAGFDTGKPAVVACAGVSLYLTREAITSTLKQIATLVTSSKLAMTFYLPMELLDEEDKPMQEIAEKGARAAGTPMVSFFTPDDILTLASGAGFKEAKTISTKDMEQYYFTNRTDNLLPASGEVFLLATT from the coding sequence ATGGAACAAAACAATAAAATAAAAGGACCTGATAACACAGCAGTAAGAACAGCTTTATGGAGAGCTTTGCACATGCAAGTAGACACAAAGCCTTATGTACTTGAAGATGAAATTGGCTTGAAATTGATAGCTCCGCCCGATGATTGGCAGCAGCGTCCTGATATGAAATTTACAAAACGCCTTAGGGCATCTATTGTAGCCCGTGGTCGTTTTACAGAAGATCTAATTATTGAACAAAGCAAAGAAGGAATTAGTCAGTATGTTATTCTTGGTGCAGGACTTGACACGTTTGCTCAACGCAGACCCGACATTGCTTCCAAATTTCAGATATATGAAATTGACCAACCCGGTACATTGGCCTGGAAACAACAACGATTAATTGAAATTGGTTTTGGTGTTCCGGAATACCTGCGTTTTGTTCCTGTTAATTTTGAAACTACTTCCTGGTGGGAACAGTTATTAATAGCAGGATTTGACACCGGCAAACCTGCTGTTGTTGCCTGTGCTGGAGTTAGTCTGTACCTCACAAGAGAAGCAATTACTTCTACGCTAAAGCAAATTGCGACACTTGTGACAAGTTCAAAACTTGCTATGACATTTTACTTGCCAATGGAACTTCTTGATGAAGAAGACAAACCTATGCAGGAAATAGCAGAGAAAGGCGCTCGTGCAGCAGGAACTCCGATGGTAAGTTTTTTTACGCCTGATGATATATTGACTTTAGCTAGTGGAGCGGGTTTTAAAGAAGCAAAAACGATATCAACAAAAGATATGGAACAATATTATTTTACGAATAGAACCGACAATCTTTTGCCTGCAAGTGGAGAAGTATTCTTATTGGCAACGACGTAG
- a CDS encoding DoxX family protein gives MTKRNKIIYWVFTLWLALGMVSTGAGQLLRMKTGQGAVDMMTHLGYPVYLLTILGVWKMLGVVAVLIPRFPLLKEWAYAGFFFAMSGAVFSHIASGDSVNAIFPSLGLLILTVASWYFRPANRKIISINQ, from the coding sequence ATGACAAAGAGAAATAAAATTATCTATTGGGTCTTCACCCTTTGGCTTGCCTTAGGAATGGTATCAACCGGAGCGGGGCAGCTATTGAGGATGAAAACGGGACAAGGCGCTGTAGATATGATGACGCATTTGGGATATCCCGTCTATCTTCTGACAATACTAGGTGTCTGGAAAATGTTGGGGGTGGTAGCGGTTCTCATTCCCAGATTTCCTCTATTGAAGGAATGGGCTTATGCAGGCTTTTTCTTTGCCATGTCGGGAGCGGTGTTTTCACATATCGCATCAGGTGATTCCGTGAATGCAATATTTCCCTCGTTGGGACTTCTAATCCTGACTGTGGCATCATGGTATTTCAGACCCGCGAATAGAAAAATCATTTCAATTAATCAATAG
- a CDS encoding metalloregulator ArsR/SmtB family transcription factor has translation MNLRRDVFQAIADPTRRAILLLVASQSMTAGAIASNFDTARPTVSKHLQILTECELLEQEQNGREIYYHFNPKKIKELADFIEPFRKMWDDRFKKLESTMKKYKSKKG, from the coding sequence ATGAATTTAAGACGAGACGTATTCCAAGCCATAGCAGACCCGACAAGAAGGGCTATACTTCTGTTGGTAGCCTCACAATCTATGACAGCAGGTGCGATAGCCTCAAACTTTGACACCGCAAGACCGACAGTTTCAAAACACTTGCAAATACTCACCGAGTGCGAATTGCTTGAACAAGAGCAGAACGGCAGAGAAATCTACTATCACTTCAATCCCAAAAAGATAAAGGAACTAGCAGACTTTATTGAACCATTCCGCAAAATGTGGGATGACAGGTTTAAAAAATTGGAAAGCACAATGAAAAAATACAAATCAAAAAAGGGGTAA
- a CDS encoding DUF6174 domain-containing protein, producing MKGICVTVILAVTSFACSKDATVNVKPGYDYSIDQTRLCFCPGSGDSARIYVVADTIFGAISLSDNTPLTISQRTRFRTIKGLLDEMARCDTSIFNIEVRYDSVYGFPAWLSIYPKLSSGLYDASLAYSTHNYAKYK from the coding sequence ATGAAAGGTATATGTGTCACTGTCATCCTCGCTGTCACATCCTTTGCGTGTTCGAAGGATGCAACTGTGAATGTTAAGCCCGGGTATGATTACTCGATTGACCAGACTCGGCTTTGCTTCTGCCCCGGGAGTGGCGATTCAGCTCGGATCTACGTTGTCGCGGACACAATTTTCGGCGCGATCTCCTTATCCGACAATACACCCCTGACAATTTCGCAAAGGACCAGATTCCGAACAATAAAGGGTTTGCTCGATGAAATGGCTCGCTGCGACACATCAATTTTTAATATCGAGGTTAGATACGATTCAGTGTATGGTTTCCCTGCATGGTTGTCGATCTATCCAAAACTTTCAAGCGGTCTATACGACGCGAGCTTAGCTTACTCGACTCACAACTACGCGAAGTACAAGTAA
- a CDS encoding YdeI family protein: MNPKVDFFFNKAKKWKEEFEKLRMIVLDCGLTEELKWGCPCYTFPASAGRQKSNIVLIHGFKEYCAVLFFKGALLHDAKSILIQQTENVQAARQVRFTNLRDIFEMETILKTYIHEAIEVEKAGLKVNYKKTSEFIIPEEFLNKLNRIPALKTAFYALTPGRQRAYIFYFSAPKQSKTRESRVEKCMQQILNGKGLDD, encoded by the coding sequence ATGAATCCCAAGGTTGATTTCTTTTTTAATAAAGCCAAAAAGTGGAAAGAAGAATTTGAGAAATTAAGAATGATCGTTCTCGACTGCGGGCTGACCGAAGAATTGAAGTGGGGTTGTCCTTGTTACACGTTTCCCGCCTCAGCGGGCAGGCAGAAAAGTAACATAGTTTTAATACATGGCTTTAAAGAATACTGTGCGGTTTTGTTTTTCAAGGGTGCCTTGTTACATGATGCCAAGAGTATTCTCATCCAACAAACTGAGAATGTGCAGGCGGCGCGCCAGGTTCGGTTCACCAATCTTAGGGATATTTTTGAGATGGAGACCATCTTGAAAACCTATATTCATGAAGCCATTGAAGTGGAAAAAGCCGGTTTGAAAGTGAACTATAAAAAGACTTCAGAGTTCATAATTCCTGAAGAATTTCTAAATAAATTAAATAGAATCCCAGCCTTGAAAACTGCCTTTTATGCTTTGACGCCGGGACGGCAAAGAGCATACATTTTTTATTTTTCTGCACCAAAACAATCCAAAACCCGGGAGTCAAGGGTTGAAAAATGTATGCAGCAAATTCTCAATGGAAAGGGATTAGATGATTAG
- a CDS encoding SRPBCC domain-containing protein, protein MEQKTNINVEDGKQELTITREFDLPLELLFKAYIEPDIVAQWMGTKVLKLENKKHGSYQFETTDAQGKVVFQANGVIHEFTPNRKITRTFEMENTPFGVQLEFYEFERLTDDTSKLNMHVIYESVAQRDQVLKIGMPQGLNMAHNRIQEIANKLR, encoded by the coding sequence ATGGAACAAAAAACAAATATCAATGTCGAAGACGGCAAACAGGAATTAACGATTACAAGGGAGTTTGATTTGCCGTTGGAATTACTTTTTAAAGCGTACATAGAGCCCGACATTGTTGCGCAATGGATGGGAACGAAAGTGCTAAAGCTTGAAAATAAAAAGCATGGCAGTTATCAATTTGAAACGACCGATGCTCAGGGAAAAGTGGTATTTCAGGCCAATGGGGTAATCCATGAATTTACCCCGAACCGGAAAATCACACGGACATTTGAAATGGAGAATACGCCTTTTGGCGTCCAGCTTGAGTTCTATGAATTTGAACGTCTGACTGACGACACCAGCAAACTCAATATGCACGTGATATATGAATCGGTTGCACAAAGAGACCAGGTGCTAAAAATAGGGATGCCGCAGGGCTTAAACATGGCACATAACCGAATACAAGAGATCGCAAACAAATTGAGGTGA
- the kdpF gene encoding K(+)-transporting ATPase subunit F, whose protein sequence is MSWLYLVAGIISFALLIYLFVALLRPEKFE, encoded by the coding sequence ATGAGTTGGCTTTATCTAGTCGCAGGCATTATTTCATTTGCCTTATTGATCTATTTATTCGTCGCATTACTTAGGCCGGAGAAATTCGAATGA
- a CDS encoding P-II family nitrogen regulator, with translation MKKVEFIVDADLVDKICRSLIEVGIRGIIATDIKVDESERPIRETYRGMEYEIGFVPKVKLEVKIIDSMVIPVVLAISEGASTNRGDNVTLVISRIEKAIRIGTDEIETEVSHWLH, from the coding sequence ATGAAAAAAGTAGAGTTTATTGTCGATGCCGATCTGGTAGACAAAATCTGCAGATCGTTGATCGAAGTCGGCATAAGGGGAATAATCGCGACCGACATCAAAGTAGATGAAAGCGAAAGACCTATCAGAGAGACCTATAGGGGGATGGAATATGAAATTGGATTCGTCCCGAAAGTAAAGCTTGAAGTGAAGATTATTGACTCAATGGTCATTCCGGTTGTCCTAGCGATATCTGAAGGAGCTAGTACTAATCGAGGTGATAATGTTACACTTGTCATATCACGAATCGAAAAAGCAATTCGAATCGGTACGGACGAGATAGAAACTGAAGTCTCACACTGGCTTCATTAA
- a CDS encoding porin: MRTRILAAALFVDVLLATRVFAGDSTLTQSKISWSGFVDVYYSKNFNSPSNQLNQLRNFDIYENQFGFNLAKLTVQEQAQPVGFRLDLGFGTGNDIVQGLLNPLTGTTTASASTLNMLEQAYLTAVVPVGSGLTVDVGKFATMMGYEVIESNGNWNYSRSLLFAWAIPYYHMGMRLTYPVASNFTVAVHIVNSWNTVIDNNKSKSVGLALNYSPSSTTTLTLNGMSGFEQTIGVPYGKKDVAELIVTQQLGDNLSLACDATYGRERVFGFLNMWKGIALYGKYNLDSKSDVALRGEVYYDPYDYTIPAAFPKATFKEITATYEYRPWDPLIVRLEARDDFSNGNSFISASTPFPTRNSQPTLLACVIVVF; the protein is encoded by the coding sequence GTGAGAACGAGAATTTTAGCAGCAGCACTTTTCGTCGACGTTTTGTTGGCGACACGAGTATTCGCAGGTGACTCGACCTTAACCCAGTCGAAGATCTCATGGTCGGGCTTCGTCGATGTTTATTACAGCAAGAATTTCAACAGCCCGTCTAATCAGCTTAACCAACTTAGGAACTTCGATATTTACGAGAACCAATTTGGCTTCAACCTTGCAAAACTGACAGTTCAGGAGCAAGCCCAGCCCGTGGGATTCAGATTGGATCTCGGATTCGGTACAGGCAACGACATAGTCCAGGGTCTGCTCAATCCGCTTACGGGAACGACAACTGCCTCAGCAAGCACACTTAATATGCTGGAGCAGGCATACCTTACCGCGGTAGTTCCGGTCGGATCGGGATTGACAGTTGATGTCGGGAAGTTCGCGACCATGATGGGCTACGAAGTGATTGAATCGAACGGAAATTGGAATTATAGCCGTTCACTCCTCTTCGCGTGGGCTATACCATATTATCACATGGGAATGAGGCTGACTTACCCGGTCGCGAGCAATTTTACGGTCGCCGTCCACATTGTCAACAGCTGGAACACCGTCATCGACAACAATAAATCGAAATCCGTGGGACTTGCCCTGAACTATTCGCCTTCTTCTACAACGACATTGACTTTGAACGGAATGAGCGGTTTCGAGCAGACAATCGGCGTTCCGTACGGAAAGAAGGATGTCGCGGAGTTGATCGTCACGCAGCAATTGGGTGACAATCTGTCTTTGGCGTGCGACGCTACCTACGGGAGAGAACGTGTATTCGGCTTTTTGAATATGTGGAAGGGGATTGCCCTTTACGGAAAGTACAATCTAGATTCCAAATCAGATGTGGCGCTGCGCGGTGAAGTGTATTATGATCCCTATGACTACACGATACCTGCGGCGTTTCCAAAGGCGACCTTCAAAGAGATTACCGCCACTTACGAATATCGACCGTGGGATCCCCTGATCGTCCGGCTGGAAGCACGTGACGATTTCTCAAACGGGAATTCGTTTATATCCGCGAGCACTCCCTTTCCGACGAGGAATTCACAACCGACACTTCTAGCCTGTGTCATAGTCGTGTTTTGA
- the kdpA gene encoding potassium-transporting ATPase subunit KdpA, producing the protein MTLNGIIQIVFYLVVLVLLAKPLGTFMARIFQGEKTFLHPIFGPIEKFIYRLCGIDPEEEMDWKQNAIAMMIFNVLGILIVYGLQRLQQLLPLNPQHFGAVSPDSSFNTAVSFATNTNWQGYGGETTMSYLTQMLALTTQNFLSAATGIAVLVLFIRGLVRHSSKVLGNFWVDLTRSVLYVLLPLSIILALLLVSQGTVQTFSSYATANFVQPAADTSGAKVAEQVIAVGPAASQIAIKQLGTNGGGFFNVNSAHPYENPTPFSDFLEVLAILLIGAALCFTFGKMIGDMRQGWSLIAAMMIILVAMLAVCYWSEQKGIPLLTKLNVDQIASSTQSGGNMEGKEVRFGIANSALWATSTTSASNGSVNSMHDSFTPLGGLIPLIAMHLGEVVFGGVGSGLYGMLVFVIVAVFVAGLLVGRTPEYLGHKIEAYDMKMASLLILIMPIVVLVFTALAVVVPAGIAIMDNPGPHGFSEILYTYTSQANNNGSAFAGVNANAPFPNITGAIAMFICRYWLAIPTLALAGSLVRKKKIPPSEGTLPTHTPLFIFWLIAVILIVGALNFFPALALGPVVEHLMMVH; encoded by the coding sequence ATGACATTAAATGGAATTATTCAGATCGTATTCTACCTGGTTGTACTGGTGCTTCTTGCCAAACCGCTTGGAACTTTTATGGCGAGAATATTCCAGGGAGAAAAAACTTTCCTCCATCCCATATTTGGGCCGATAGAGAAGTTCATCTATCGCCTCTGCGGTATCGATCCCGAAGAGGAAATGGACTGGAAGCAGAATGCAATCGCGATGATGATTTTCAATGTGTTGGGCATTCTCATCGTGTATGGGCTGCAAAGGCTTCAACAGCTTCTCCCTTTAAACCCCCAGCACTTCGGTGCAGTATCTCCCGATTCGTCATTCAATACCGCCGTCAGTTTTGCGACTAATACGAACTGGCAGGGATACGGCGGTGAGACAACGATGAGCTACTTGACACAAATGCTTGCTTTGACTACTCAGAATTTTCTTTCCGCGGCAACAGGAATTGCTGTGCTCGTCCTGTTTATTCGCGGACTCGTCCGGCATTCCTCAAAAGTGCTTGGTAATTTCTGGGTCGACTTGACGAGAAGCGTGTTATATGTGTTGTTGCCACTTTCGATAATTCTTGCGCTGCTTCTTGTGTCACAAGGCACAGTGCAAACGTTTTCCTCATACGCGACCGCGAATTTCGTACAGCCAGCGGCGGACACGAGTGGAGCAAAGGTCGCCGAACAGGTTATCGCGGTTGGTCCTGCAGCTTCACAGATTGCAATCAAGCAGCTCGGCACGAATGGCGGAGGTTTCTTCAATGTAAATTCCGCGCATCCTTATGAGAATCCTACTCCGTTTTCAGATTTTCTGGAAGTGCTTGCAATCCTACTCATCGGAGCTGCGCTCTGTTTCACATTCGGTAAAATGATCGGGGACATGCGCCAGGGCTGGTCTTTGATTGCAGCAATGATGATAATCCTCGTGGCGATGCTTGCCGTTTGTTATTGGTCGGAGCAGAAGGGAATTCCGCTCCTTACAAAATTGAATGTCGATCAAATAGCGAGCTCGACACAATCCGGTGGCAACATGGAAGGGAAGGAAGTCCGATTCGGAATAGCTAACTCGGCTCTTTGGGCGACGTCAACGACGTCCGCCTCCAATGGCTCTGTCAATTCGATGCACGATTCCTTCACGCCGCTCGGCGGATTGATTCCATTGATCGCGATGCATCTCGGCGAAGTTGTCTTCGGAGGCGTCGGCTCCGGGCTTTATGGAATGCTTGTGTTTGTAATTGTCGCCGTGTTTGTCGCGGGGCTTCTTGTCGGAAGAACGCCCGAATATTTGGGCCACAAGATAGAAGCTTACGATATGAAAATGGCATCTCTTCTGATACTCATAATGCCGATCGTCGTCCTGGTCTTCACTGCTCTGGCAGTTGTGGTTCCGGCGGGAATAGCTATCATGGACAATCCGGGTCCACACGGCTTTAGTGAAATTCTATACACATATACTTCACAGGCCAACAACAATGGAAGTGCCTTCGCAGGTGTGAATGCCAATGCGCCTTTCCCTAATATCACAGGCGCAATTGCCATGTTTATCTGCCGCTATTGGCTTGCAATACCCACACTTGCGCTCGCAGGCTCGCTCGTGCGCAAAAAGAAAATTCCACCGAGCGAAGGTACTTTGCCGACTCACACACCTCTTTTCATTTTCTGGTTGATCGCCGTGATACTCATCGTCGGCGCTCTCAACTTCTTTCCTGCGCTTGCGCTGGGTCCGGTTGTCGAGCACCTCATGATGGTACATTGA
- the kdpC gene encoding potassium-transporting ATPase subunit KdpC: MFLKHLRTAAISIVLFSVLTGLLYPLAITGIAQLIFPSQANGSLIKSDGKVVGSSLIGQPFSDQKYFWSRISPTSPYPYNAAASTGSNIGPTNPALSSEVTQRISDLNKVDSLNTQPVPVDLVTSSGSGLDPHISIAAALYQLPRVAKVRGLSPDLLRSLVDKFTDGRFLGFIGEPGVNVLRLNLALDEIQKKEK, translated from the coding sequence ATGTTTTTGAAACATCTTCGAACGGCGGCAATAAGTATCGTGCTGTTCAGCGTTCTTACGGGACTCCTTTACCCGTTGGCAATTACGGGGATCGCGCAGTTGATCTTCCCGTCGCAGGCGAATGGAAGTCTTATTAAAAGTGATGGGAAGGTTGTTGGCTCGTCATTGATCGGTCAGCCATTCAGCGATCAGAAATATTTTTGGAGCCGCATCTCACCAACCAGTCCATATCCGTACAACGCAGCTGCATCCACAGGATCAAACATTGGTCCTACAAATCCGGCGTTATCAAGTGAGGTGACTCAGAGGATCAGTGATCTGAATAAGGTCGACTCCCTGAATACTCAGCCGGTCCCGGTTGACCTGGTCACTTCATCCGGCAGCGGACTCGATCCGCATATCAGCATCGCCGCAGCACTGTACCAGCTTCCAAGAGTCGCGAAAGTTCGCGGCTTAAGTCCGGACTTACTCCGCAGTCTCGTGGACAAATTTACCGACGGGAGGTTCCTCGGATTTATTGGCGAGCCCGGTGTCAATGTCCTGAGGTTAAACCTGGCTCTGGACGAAATTCAAAAGAAGGAGAAATGA